One Fusarium oxysporum f. sp. lycopersici 4287 chromosome 8, whole genome shotgun sequence genomic region harbors:
- a CDS encoding hypothetical protein (At least one base has a quality score < 10): MASATSLRYLTMEELNKTALDQFVYQPVGRDMIAYLAQAAHNVIACDSTLMPPAPAEHRQNLPTPPRSPEPRTVRSEDGALPTLEEFITQLVVSSNVQVPTLMSTLVYLGRLKSKLQPMARGLRCTAHRIFLAALILSAKYLNDSSPKNKHWANYSHITTEYYSFGFSRTEVNLMEKQLLFLLEWDLRITEEDLYRDLDDFLEPLRHKIAERHARKIRHREEKRRQKELYAASARYPSPASSRGHSRSRGSTPEHARNLSGNFTPPGLSYSSSSSSYASSVSSGRAYSQATTPLEPSEPEPYYYESQQGSLYDSPVQIVPDVDYPKAHMPAGRMLPYEITADEYQQYQQLHETSSKKQQQQQQRSRRGMWGRLLGGSVAVR, encoded by the coding sequence ATGGCTTCTGCAACATCACTACGATACCTCACCATGGAGGAACTCAACAAGACCGCCTTGGACCAATTCGTCTACCAGCCTGTGGGTCGCGATATGATCGCATACCTCGCCCAAGCCGCCCACAACGTCATCGCCTGCGACTCGACTCTCATGCCTCCCGCTCCCGCCGAGCATCGCCAGAACCTCCCAACTCCTCCCAGGAGTCCCGAGCCCCGAACCGTTCGATCCGAAGACGGAGCTCTCCCCACCCTTGAGGAGTTCATCACACAGCTCGTCGTCTCTTCCAATGTCCAGGTCCCTACTCTCATGTCAACACTGGTCTACCTCGGTCGCCTAAAGTCGAAGCTCCAGCCCATGGCTCGTGGTCTGCGATGTACCGCCCACCGCATCTTCCTCGCTGCTTTGATTCTTTCAGCCAAGTACCTCAACGATAGCTCACCCAAGAACAAGCACTGGGCCAACTACAGCCACATCACCACTGAGTACTACAGCTTTGGTTTCAGCCGCACTGAGGTCAACCTCATGGAGAAgcagcttctcttccttcttgagtGGGATCTTCGAATTACCGAGGAGGACCTTTACCGTGATCTCGACGATTTCCTCGAGCCACTCCGTCACAAGATTGCCGAGCGACATGCCAGGAAGATCCGACACCGCGAGGAGAAGCGACGACAGAAGGAGCTCTATGCCGCCTCCGCCCGATATCCCAGCCCTGCCTCCTCTCGCGGTCACTCCCGCTCTCGAGGATCAACACCCGAGCACGCACGAAACCTTTCTGGAAACTTCACACCTCCTGGTCTCAGCTACAGCAGCTCTTCTAGCTCCTACGCCTCATCTGTTTCCTCTGGCCGCGCTTACTCACAAGCCACTACTCCTCTCGAGCCCTCCGAGCCTGAGCCTTACTACTATGAGTCTCAACAGGGCAGTCTCTACGACTCACCCGTCCAGATCGTTCCCGATGTTGACTACCCCAAGGCTCATATGCCTGCTGGCCGCATGCTTCCTTATGAGATCACTGCCGATGAGTACCAACAGTACCAGCAACTCCATGAGACCTCatccaagaagcagcagcaacagcagcagcgctCAAGGCGCGGCATGTGGGGTCGTCTTCTCGGTGGTAGCGTCGCTGTGCGATAA
- a CDS encoding CMGC/CDK/CDC2 protein kinase, producing MAAELSPLKKIRLEAEDEGVPSTAIREISLLKEMRDPNIVRLFNIVHADGHKLYLVFEFLDLDLKKYMESLPVSDGGRGKALPEGSSPHLQHLGLGDMVVRKFMFQLCDGIKYCHSHRVLHRDLKPQNLLIDKEGNLKLADFGLARAFGVPLRTYTHEVVTLWYRAPEILLGGRQYSTGVDMWSVGCIFAEMCTRKPLFPGDSEIDEIFKIFRILGTPTEENWPGVTSYPDFKASFPKWQRDYSKDLCKDLDAHGLELLEMLLVYDPAGRISAKAAYNHPYFEPLLAQEQASAQTNGYYH from the exons ATGGCGGCCGAATTGTCGCCCCTGAAGAAAATCCGCctcgaagctgaagatgagggcgTCCCCAGTACCGCCATCCGCGAAATCTCTCTCCTGAAGGAGATGCGAGATCCCAACATTGTTCGTCTGTTCAACATCGTCCATGCCGATGGTCACAAGCTGTACCTTGTCTTCGAGTTTCTCGACCTCGATCTCAAGAAGTACATGGAGTCTCTCCCCGTGAGCGATGGTGGTCGAGGCAAGGCCCTGCCCGAGGGTTCATCCCCTCACTTGCAGCACCTTGGCCTGGGCGATATGGTTGTTCGAAAGTTCATGTTCCAGCTTTGCGACGGTATCAAGTACTGCCACTCCCACCGTGTCCTCCACCGCGATCTCAAGCCCCAGAACCTCCTGATCGACAAGGAGGGTAACCTCAAGCTCGCTGATTTCGGTCTTGCCCGTGCCTTTGGCGTGCCTCTGCGCACCTACACCCACGAAGTCGTTACTCTTTGGTACCGAGCCCCTGAAATTCTCCTAGGAGGCCGTCAATACTCGACTGGTGTCGACATGTGGTCCGTTGGCTGTATCTTTGCCGAAATGTGTACAAGAAAGCCTCTCTTCCCCGGTGACTCTGAAATtgatgagatcttcaagatcttccG CATCCTCGGCACCCCCACTGAAGAGAACTGGCCTGGCGTCACTTCCTACCCTGACTTCAAGGCATCCTTCCCCAAGTGGCAGCGCGACTACAGTAAGGACCTTTGCAAGGACCTCGACGCCCATGGACTTGAATTGCTCGAGATGCTGTTGGTGTACGACCCTGCTGGGCGTATTTCAGCCAAGGCTGCCTACAACCACCCCTACTTCGAGCCTCTCCTGGCACAAGAGCAAGCATCCGCCCAGACAAATGGCTACTATCACTAG